Proteins from one Poecile atricapillus isolate bPoeAtr1 chromosome 6, bPoeAtr1.hap1, whole genome shotgun sequence genomic window:
- the ATP5MK gene encoding ATP synthase membrane subunit K, mitochondrial — MAGHDSGSQHQFTGFQKYFNSYTIIGRRNYVIATYAGVALLVLYFKFRPKKQTAVTAK; from the exons ATGGCTGGCCATGACTCGGGATCTCAACACCAGTTCACTGGATTTCAGAAGTACTTCAATTCCTATACCATCATAGGCAGGAGAAAT tatGTGATAGCAACGTACGCAGGTGTTGCACTCCTTGTCTTGTATTTCAAGTTTAGGCCTAAGAAGCAAACTGCTGTGACAGCTAAGTAA